A segment of the Asinibacterium sp. OR53 genome:
ACTATTAGTATACTCCAGGATGGAGGCAATGGAGCCATGCCCGATATTATCATAAATACTTAAATAGTCCTTTAAAGCCACTCTTTCGGTGATGAGCGGTTGCACTTTCAGCTGACCTCTTGAAATAGCGTTTAATATTGTTTCAAAATTTCGCTTTTCGGTCCAGCGTACATACCCCAAAGGATAATCAATTCCCTTTTGTTCGTATTCTTCATCATACCTTCCAGGGCCATAAGAACATGACACCTGGAATGTCAACTCCTTTTTGAAGAAGTCTGCTCGCTGAATATCAAGTCCAACAACACCAACTAGCACGATACGTCCACGTTTCCGGCTCATTTGTGCCGCCTGGCTTATCACGTCATTGCTTTTGGTTGACGCCGTGATAATCACAGCATCAGCCCCAGTGCCTTCAGTAATTGCTTCAACCGTTTTAATCACGTCAGCTGCAGAAGCAATGAATGCTTTCACGCCTTTTTGGTTGGCTAATGATACTTTTTGCTGATCAAAGTCAAATCCAATTACATTACAGCCATTAGCCAGCAATAGCTCTGCTGTAATTAACCCGATCAATCCCAGTCCAATCACTACTACAGTTTCTCCCATGGTTGGGTTAACGAGGCGTAGCCCCTGAAGTCCTATAGCTCCGATCACTGTAAAAGAAGCTTCTTCATACGATACATTATCGGGAATTTTTGCAACAAGATTTTTGGGCACACATACAATTTCTGCGTGGTTGCCATTGCTCGCAACACGGTCGCCAATAGCAAATTCAGAAACACCTTCACCAACAGCAATTACCTCCCCGGCATTGCAATAACCTAAAGGAAGTGGTTCGTCGAGCTTATTAAAAACTGCTTCCAAGGTTGGCATCAGTCCTTCAGTTTTAATTTTGTCGAGTACTTGTTTTACTTTGTCCGGTTGTTGCCTTGCCTTTGAAAGCAGATTGCCTTTTCCAAATTCTACAAGCATTTTTTCTGTTCCAAGGCTCACAAGGCTTCTATGTGTTTTTATAAGCACCTGTCCTCTTCTTACCAAGGGTACCGGGATTTCTTCAAGCAAAGTATTTCCTTTTTTCAGGTCCTGTATAATTTGTAGCATAAAGCGATTCCTATTTATATTACTTATGGTAACGGTTGAACAAGCATCTATTATAAAGTATAAATAGTTGGAGTATAATATGGCCTTTAAGTGTATGACTTAGCTCAGTAATTGTTTTTTTTCGACACTGTTAGGGTAATTGATCAATACAGCTTTGTACTTTCCTTTAAATACAAAAATACTCCCTGCGGCAACTCCTATTACTTTAAATTCGTCGATCACTTTTTTTACATCATCCAATGATGCAGCACCACCCAGAATAGTTAGCGGAATAGTCGTTTTCGCTCTCACCTCACGCAATAGTTTAATGTCATATCCATTCATCATACCATCTCTGTCAACAGCATTAATAACTATCTCCCCCGCGCCGGCCGTTTCACACTGTACTGCAAAGTCAACAGGGCTCAACCCAGCTGATTTAATGCCGTTATAGATTACAACCTCAGCTTTATTGAACAGGCCTCTGTATTTTACGTCTATCACAACGATCACACTTTGTGATCCTATCGCTCGTGCCATTTCACTTACAATGGCAGGGTTTTCTACCGCAATCGAACTGATGGCTACTTTTTCTGCGCCCAGTGATATGATCCGTTTTGCATCTTCTACAGTTTTTACACCTCCACCATAACATAAAGGCATACGGCTTTCGATTGCAATATTACGGATCATTTCAAAATTCGGACCTCTGCCATCTTTAGTAGCATCAATGTCCAATAGCATTAATTCATCGACTGCTTTTTCATTAAATATTTTGACAGCATTTATAGGATCTCCAACATATTTTCCGTCTTTAAACTGAACTGTTTTCACTAATCCTTTATTTCTTACTAACAAGCAGGGAATCACACGTGGACGGAGCATAATTATAACTTTACAAAATTCTCAAATACACTAATCCCGTTTTGATGGCTTTTTTCTGGATGAAACTGCATCCCAAATATATTATCATGATGAACTGCTGAGGCGAAATTAATACCGTAGTCAGTAGTGCCTATAATGTCTTCTTCATTCGTTGCATCAAAATAATAACTGTGTAAAAAATAGAAACCTAGTTCAGGATCAACATTATTGAATATGAGATGGTTTTTCTTAGTGGTAACAGTATTCCATCCCAAATGAGGCAAATGAGGCTTTTGCCTGAGTTTTGTGCTGTCAAATTTCCTTACCCTTCCTTTGATCCACCCAAATCCTTCCAGGTCGCCTTCTTCACTGCTTTCTGCCAGCAATTGCATACCAACACAGATTCCCATAACAGGTATTTTTTTATCCAGGACCATTTCGTCGAGAAAGTTCTTCAACCCTGAATCTATCAGGATATTCATTGTCTCGTCAAAAGCGCCGACGCCCGGCAGAAGCAGGTGCGTTGCTGTTTGTAGCTCGCGATGGTTATTTGATATAATATGCGGAATATTTGCTCTCTTATAGATATTAGAGATAGCATAAATATTACCAGACCCGTAATTCACAATTCCGACCATTATTTGTATATTTTTATATCAACACTTAGCGCTTCCCGGCTCGCTCAATGCCTAGCCATTTAAGCATTTTGGCACCCACCTTATAAATGCTTTCCTGAGAAGCGTAATCCTTATATGTTTTGTTCGGGGCATTGAAATAAGATGCCAGCTCTTCGTTAGTAATTCCAAGCTTATTTGCTATAAATTCAAAATCCTGGTGTATGGTCTCGTCATCATAAGGTGGGTGCTTTAACTTTTCGATCGCTTCTTCTCGTGTCATTTGGTTGGTAAGAATCAGACTTGAATACTGCACTCTTCTGACATCATATCCAAATTTTTTAGGCAGCCAATAACTTTCATAAAATTTAGTGAACCGCGATTCAAAATGTTTCTGTGGATACGGTTGCCAACCAAATTTTTCTTTCAGGAGTTTCATTGCTTCCTGCTTGATATAAGGCACATTGTTAAGGGGCCTTATCACTTTTATTCCTTTGATATAAGGCAAATATATTTTATGCCACAATATTTTTGTTATCGGGTATTGTTTAAGAGGCTTTGTGCCG
Coding sequences within it:
- a CDS encoding bi-domain-containing oxidoreductase; the encoded protein is MLQIIQDLKKGNTLLEEIPVPLVRRGQVLIKTHRSLVSLGTEKMLVEFGKGNLLSKARQQPDKVKQVLDKIKTEGLMPTLEAVFNKLDEPLPLGYCNAGEVIAVGEGVSEFAIGDRVASNGNHAEIVCVPKNLVAKIPDNVSYEEASFTVIGAIGLQGLRLVNPTMGETVVVIGLGLIGLITAELLLANGCNVIGFDFDQQKVSLANQKGVKAFIASAADVIKTVEAITEGTGADAVIITASTKSNDVISQAAQMSRKRGRIVLVGVVGLDIQRADFFKKELTFQVSCSYGPGRYDEEYEQKGIDYPLGYVRWTEKRNFETILNAISRGQLKVQPLITERVALKDYLSIYDNIGHGSIASILEYTNSVDYEKTVVSVKSYNERPSKGILGVIGAGNFTKMTVMPALKNAGAHYKYISSAGGLTAKSLANKYGFEFSTTDYKQILNDSSVDLVMITTRHNMHAQMAIEVLNARKHVFVEKPLAINEKELDAIIKAYRQQQSTLTINVGFNRRFSPFIQKAKKLIGEDPVPLNMIATMNAGFIPPEVWVHDMNIGGGRIIGEACHFIDLMIYLAGSKISEVMMSGLGNNPANNTDNAIIVLKFNNGSQGTINYFSNGSKAYAKERIEIFSQGKTLIIDNFRKMTGYGFKGFNSYRGTLNKGHKEQFNQLVKLVKEGGPSLVPFEELINTTRTSFAALKSMMQGGWVKVDQKIL
- a CDS encoding AglZ/HisF2 family acetamidino modification protein, which produces MLRPRVIPCLLVRNKGLVKTVQFKDGKYVGDPINAVKIFNEKAVDELMLLDIDATKDGRGPNFEMIRNIAIESRMPLCYGGGVKTVEDAKRIISLGAEKVAISSIAVENPAIVSEMARAIGSQSVIVVIDVKYRGLFNKAEVVIYNGIKSAGLSPVDFAVQCETAGAGEIVINAVDRDGMMNGYDIKLLREVRAKTTIPLTILGGAASLDDVKKVIDEFKVIGVAAGSIFVFKGKYKAVLINYPNSVEKKQLLS
- the hisH gene encoding imidazole glycerol phosphate synthase subunit HisH; the encoded protein is MVGIVNYGSGNIYAISNIYKRANIPHIISNNHRELQTATHLLLPGVGAFDETMNILIDSGLKNFLDEMVLDKKIPVMGICVGMQLLAESSEEGDLEGFGWIKGRVRKFDSTKLRQKPHLPHLGWNTVTTKKNHLIFNNVDPELGFYFLHSYYFDATNEEDIIGTTDYGINFASAVHHDNIFGMQFHPEKSHQNGISVFENFVKL